The Halopseudomonas sabulinigri genome window below encodes:
- a CDS encoding endonuclease/exonuclease/phosphatase family protein, whose product MAREHKPVSDKAEGAQQNAPEKVNSLHILTVNTHKGFNWLNRKYILPELRDAVRTLSTDIVFLQEVLGVHEGHAARLLDWASAPQYEFLADSMWADYAYGRNAVYPEGHHGNALLSKFPILRHENLDVSVSGHEERGLLHSVLDVPGQPEVHAICVHLGLQESHRSAQLKLLCELLDRLPPEEPVIVAGDFNDWRRRADAQLAGSGLREVFVQTHGEPARTFPARWPVLCLDRVYVRNASGINAQAHRRRPWSHLSDHIPLSVEVLL is encoded by the coding sequence ATGGCGCGAGAGCACAAGCCGGTGAGCGATAAAGCAGAAGGCGCGCAGCAGAATGCACCGGAGAAAGTGAATTCATTGCACATCCTTACCGTGAATACCCACAAAGGTTTCAACTGGCTGAACCGGAAATACATTCTGCCGGAATTGCGGGATGCAGTGCGCACTTTGTCAACCGACATAGTTTTTTTGCAGGAAGTGTTGGGAGTGCATGAAGGCCATGCCGCGCGCCTGCTTGATTGGGCTAGCGCGCCTCAGTATGAGTTTCTCGCCGACAGCATGTGGGCCGACTACGCCTATGGCCGCAATGCGGTCTACCCCGAGGGCCATCATGGCAACGCGTTGTTGTCCAAATTTCCCATCCTTCGCCACGAGAACCTGGACGTATCAGTGAGCGGTCATGAAGAGCGCGGCCTATTGCACTCAGTGTTGGACGTTCCAGGCCAACCTGAAGTCCATGCCATTTGTGTACATCTGGGTCTGCAGGAAAGTCATCGTAGCGCACAGTTGAAATTGCTTTGCGAATTGCTCGACCGGCTGCCTCCCGAGGAGCCGGTGATAGTGGCTGGCGATTTTAATGACTGGCGCCGCCGCGCCGATGCTCAACTCGCTGGGAGCGGTTTGCGCGAGGTCTTCGTGCAAACCCATGGCGAGCCAGCCCGTACGTTTCCAGCGCGCTGGCCGGTGTTGTGCCTCGACCGGGTGTACGTACGCAATGCCTCAGGCATAAACGCGCAGGCACATCGGCGCCGACCTTGGTCACATCTTTCAGATCACATTCCATTGTCTGTAGAGGTATTGCTATGA
- the clsB gene encoding cardiolipin synthase ClsB, giving the protein MKPVWREGNDVELLINGEAFYPAVFEAIRQARQEVLLETFIIFDDDVGQELKSALIEAANNGAHVEVMVDGYGTAEIGDDYLAELASAGVTVHMFDPRPRILGYRTNLFRRLHRKIVVIDGTEAFVGGINFSCDHLAAFGPKTKQDYAVRVRGPIVADIHETSSKLFEQAPGNEARLKVAPPHQQRRSGTASIQLAVRDNDHHKSDIEKEYLKAIRSASRRIVIANAYFYPGYRLLRELRRAARRGVKVTLILQGEPDMPWVRAAGQLLYGYLIKDGIVIHEYCRRPLHGKVALVDSEWSTVGSSNLDPLSLSLNLEANLNIRDAAFNQQLYKHLEELAAAQCQEITHEKAQRGYWWRAPLSYLGYHFTRHFPSLVGFLPAHTPRLKPALPLEAEREGDLTTLELEQEKAQ; this is encoded by the coding sequence ATGAAGCCGGTTTGGCGCGAAGGAAATGACGTAGAGCTGCTGATTAACGGAGAAGCCTTTTACCCGGCGGTGTTCGAGGCCATTCGTCAGGCCAGGCAGGAGGTGCTGCTGGAGACCTTCATCATCTTTGACGATGATGTAGGCCAGGAGCTCAAGAGCGCCCTTATCGAGGCTGCAAATAACGGTGCCCACGTCGAAGTGATGGTCGACGGTTACGGCACCGCCGAGATCGGCGACGATTACCTTGCGGAGCTGGCCAGCGCTGGCGTTACCGTTCATATGTTCGATCCGCGCCCACGAATCCTTGGCTATCGCACCAATCTTTTCCGACGACTGCATCGCAAGATTGTGGTGATCGATGGCACTGAAGCCTTTGTCGGTGGCATCAATTTCAGCTGCGATCATCTGGCCGCCTTCGGCCCCAAGACCAAGCAGGATTATGCGGTCCGCGTACGCGGTCCAATCGTCGCCGACATACATGAGACCAGCTCTAAGCTATTTGAGCAGGCGCCCGGCAACGAGGCGCGCTTGAAGGTTGCGCCACCTCATCAGCAAAGGCGTAGCGGTACGGCCAGCATTCAGCTGGCCGTGCGTGACAATGACCACCACAAGAGTGATATCGAGAAGGAGTATTTAAAGGCCATCCGTTCCGCCAGCCGACGCATCGTCATAGCCAATGCCTACTTTTATCCCGGTTATCGGTTACTACGAGAGTTGCGCCGCGCCGCTCGGCGAGGGGTAAAGGTGACACTGATTTTGCAGGGCGAACCAGACATGCCCTGGGTGCGAGCAGCAGGTCAGTTACTGTATGGTTATTTGATCAAGGATGGCATTGTTATTCACGAATACTGCCGACGCCCGTTGCACGGCAAGGTCGCCTTGGTGGACAGCGAATGGTCTACCGTAGGCTCCAGCAACCTCGACCCTCTGAGCCTTTCACTCAACCTTGAAGCCAATCTGAACATTCGTGATGCTGCGTTCAATCAGCAGCTATACAAACACCTCGAAGAACTAGCGGCTGCGCAGTGCCAGGAAATTACGCATGAGAAAGCTCAGCGTGGCTACTGGTGGCGCGCCCCGCTATCTTACCTGGGTTATCATTTCACCCGACACTTTCCTTCACTAGTAGGCTTTCTGCCGGCACACACGCCGCGTCTGAAACCGGCTCTGCCGTTGGAAGCCGAGCGCGAGGGCGACCTCACCACGCTCGAGCTTGAACAGGAGAAAGCCCAATGA
- a CDS encoding lysylphosphatidylglycerol synthase domain-containing protein, which produces MTEEAEQQRHAKAWKLARRLLTLAFFILIPTLLYIQMKDMDWGELLRALRGFPPTTIGLCVLVALASYLVYASYDLLGRLYTRHGIPVVKVLTITFVCYVFTLNLSALVGGIALRYRLYSREGLSAATTTRILSLSLVTNWGGYLLLAGSIFAFGLLHLPESWKIGDTGLQIVGVVMLLLGVAYLAACAFSKRRSWTLRGHEIELPPIRLALMQMVLGALNWSLMGLLIYLLLPEEAFYPTVLGILLISSVAGVITHIPGGLGVLETVFITLLQHEFAKSEILAALIGYRAIYFLMPLAVAAVIYLVLERRAGRSGDSKASSSGVPPRAEHQGS; this is translated from the coding sequence ATGACCGAAGAGGCAGAGCAACAACGCCATGCCAAAGCCTGGAAATTGGCTCGTCGGTTGCTGACACTGGCTTTCTTCATCCTGATTCCAACCCTGCTATACATACAAATGAAAGATATGGACTGGGGTGAACTGCTGCGTGCATTGCGCGGCTTCCCCCCCACTACTATAGGCCTGTGTGTATTGGTGGCGTTGGCAAGCTATCTTGTCTATGCCAGTTATGATTTGCTGGGGCGTCTTTATACCCGGCACGGCATACCGGTAGTGAAAGTTCTGACTATTACCTTCGTTTGTTACGTGTTCACGCTCAACCTGAGCGCGCTAGTTGGCGGCATTGCGTTGCGCTACCGACTGTATTCACGGGAAGGTCTTTCTGCTGCGACTACCACGCGCATTCTGAGCTTGAGCTTAGTCACCAATTGGGGCGGGTACCTGCTCTTGGCGGGCTCAATCTTTGCATTTGGCCTGCTGCATCTGCCCGAGAGCTGGAAGATTGGCGATACCGGCTTGCAGATCGTGGGGGTGGTCATGCTGCTCTTGGGTGTGGCCTACCTTGCAGCCTGCGCGTTTTCCAAGCGACGCAGCTGGACTCTACGCGGGCATGAGATCGAGTTGCCCCCCATACGACTGGCGCTGATGCAGATGGTGTTAGGAGCATTGAATTGGTCGCTCATGGGCCTGCTTATCTACCTGCTGCTGCCCGAAGAAGCCTTTTACCCAACGGTACTAGGCATACTGCTGATCAGCAGCGTGGCGGGTGTTATCACGCATATTCCAGGCGGGCTGGGTGTACTGGAGACCGTCTTTATTACGCTGTTGCAGCATGAATTTGCCAAGAGCGAAATACTGGCTGCGCTGATTGGTTATCGAGCCATCTATTTTCTCATGCCCCTGGCCGTGGCGGCTGTGATCTATCTGGTTTTGGAGCGCCGGGCCGGCAGGTCCGGCGACTCCAAGGCAAGCTCGTCAGGCGTCCCGCCCCGGGCGGAGCACCAGGGTTCCTAA
- the glgB gene encoding 1,4-alpha-glucan branching protein GlgB, whose amino-acid sequence MNQFLTRHDQLPLEQISALLNAESDSPFAVLGPHQEQGALVVRCLLPGARSVEVIDAQSGVAMGEMTELVPGLFSLRCDNLAVYRLRIHWPEATQETADPYAFGPQLGELDLHLFSEGRHRELGKVFGAQLWRGREAAASDADEEVAGVRFVVWAPNARRVSVVGNFNSWDGRRHPMRRHSPSGVWELFIPGLAAGEIYKYEILGEHGILPLKADPYALRTELPPANASVVSEPLELEWQDDAWLAWRTNIQAEGTPLSIYELHATSWRRPDGDSKAVLNWRELAQELIPYVKELGFSHIELMPIMEHPFGGSWGYQPLSQFAPTARLGSPADFAAFVDACHQAGIGVILDWVPAHFPNDEHGLALFDGTALYEYAHPFEGYHQDWNTCIYNLGRHEVHGFMLSSALHWLQTYHIDGLRVDAVASMLYRDYSRKEGEWIPNRHGGRENLEAIDFLRHLNSVVREKVPGALMIAEESTAWPGVSQPAEEGGLGFTFKWNMGWMHDSLNYVSEDPVNRRYHHNQVTFGLDYAFSEHFILPISHDEVVHGKRALLAKMPGDRWQQFANLRLYLSFMWTHPGKKLLFMGCEFGQWREWDHDQALDWYLLQYADHRAIRDLVCELNRLYREEPALHERDSYPDGFEWLIGDDSDNSVFAWLRHGGQKSPALLVVHNCTPLPREDYRIGVPREGAWEVLLNSDAENFCGSGAGSSGELQSEPTAAHGKAQSLVLSLPPLGTLVLRPGRDA is encoded by the coding sequence GTGAACCAGTTTTTAACCCGACACGACCAGCTACCGTTAGAGCAGATATCGGCATTGCTGAATGCTGAAAGTGATTCACCCTTTGCGGTACTGGGTCCGCACCAGGAACAGGGAGCCTTGGTGGTGCGCTGCCTCTTGCCTGGCGCCAGGTCGGTGGAAGTCATAGACGCGCAGAGCGGCGTAGCAATGGGTGAGATGACCGAGCTGGTACCGGGTCTATTCAGCCTTCGCTGTGACAACCTGGCTGTTTATCGGCTCCGTATACATTGGCCCGAAGCTACGCAGGAAACTGCAGACCCCTATGCTTTTGGTCCCCAACTGGGCGAGCTGGATCTGCACCTGTTCAGTGAGGGGCGCCATCGCGAGCTGGGCAAGGTGTTTGGCGCGCAGCTGTGGCGCGGCCGCGAAGCGGCTGCCAGTGACGCAGACGAGGAGGTGGCTGGCGTTCGCTTTGTGGTCTGGGCGCCGAACGCCCGCCGCGTATCGGTGGTGGGCAACTTTAATAGCTGGGATGGACGCCGGCACCCCATGCGGCGGCATTCGCCCTCGGGTGTGTGGGAACTGTTCATACCCGGGCTGGCGGCGGGCGAAATCTATAAATACGAGATTCTCGGCGAGCACGGCATACTGCCGTTAAAGGCCGATCCTTACGCTTTGCGCACGGAGCTGCCTCCAGCCAATGCATCGGTTGTATCCGAGCCGCTCGAATTGGAGTGGCAAGATGATGCCTGGCTGGCCTGGCGAACCAATATTCAGGCCGAAGGCACCCCGCTATCCATTTACGAGCTGCATGCGACCTCATGGCGCCGGCCGGATGGTGACAGCAAGGCCGTGCTCAATTGGCGCGAGTTGGCCCAGGAGCTGATTCCCTATGTGAAGGAACTGGGTTTCAGCCACATTGAACTGATGCCGATCATGGAGCATCCGTTCGGCGGATCCTGGGGTTACCAGCCGTTATCGCAGTTCGCACCCACTGCGCGCTTGGGCAGCCCCGCGGATTTTGCCGCCTTTGTTGATGCCTGCCACCAGGCTGGCATAGGCGTGATACTGGATTGGGTGCCAGCGCACTTCCCTAATGATGAGCACGGGTTGGCGCTATTCGATGGCACCGCGCTGTACGAATACGCTCATCCGTTCGAGGGCTACCATCAGGATTGGAATACCTGCATCTACAACCTGGGCCGCCACGAGGTGCATGGCTTCATGTTGTCCTCGGCGCTGCACTGGCTGCAGACCTATCATATTGATGGTCTACGCGTGGATGCCGTGGCGTCGATGCTCTACCGTGACTACTCGCGCAAGGAAGGCGAATGGATTCCCAATCGTCATGGCGGACGGGAAAATCTGGAAGCAATCGACTTTCTACGTCACCTCAATTCGGTGGTCCGGGAGAAAGTGCCGGGCGCACTGATGATCGCCGAGGAATCTACCGCCTGGCCGGGCGTCAGCCAGCCGGCGGAAGAGGGGGGGTTGGGCTTTACCTTTAAGTGGAACATGGGCTGGATGCACGACTCGCTGAATTATGTCAGCGAAGACCCGGTGAATCGCCGCTATCACCACAACCAGGTCACCTTCGGTCTCGACTACGCGTTTTCAGAGCACTTCATTCTGCCCATCTCGCATGATGAAGTAGTCCACGGCAAGCGGGCCCTGCTCGCCAAGATGCCGGGCGATCGTTGGCAGCAATTTGCCAATCTACGCCTGTACCTCAGCTTCATGTGGACCCATCCCGGCAAGAAGCTGCTGTTCATGGGCTGTGAGTTTGGTCAATGGCGCGAGTGGGATCATGACCAGGCCCTGGACTGGTACTTGCTGCAGTATGCCGATCACCGCGCCATACGCGACTTGGTTTGCGAGTTGAACCGCCTGTACCGCGAAGAGCCGGCGCTGCATGAGCGCGACAGTTATCCTGATGGGTTTGAATGGTTAATAGGTGACGACAGCGATAACAGCGTCTTTGCCTGGTTGCGTCATGGCGGGCAAAAGAGCCCTGCGCTGCTGGTGGTGCACAATTGCACGCCGCTACCGCGCGAGGATTATCGCATCGGCGTGCCTCGAGAGGGAGCGTGGGAGGTGCTGCTCAACAGTGACGCCGAAAACTTTTGTGGCTCGGGTGCGGGCAGCAGCGGCGAATTGCAGAGTGAGCCTACTGCAGCACATGGCAAGGCTCAGTCTCTCGTCCTGAGCCTGCCACCTTTAGGAACCCTGGTGCTCCGCCCGGGGCGGGACGCCTGA
- the treS gene encoding maltose alpha-D-glucosyltransferase, whose amino-acid sequence MSDSQQSFLRDPAWYKDAVIYQVHVKSFFDSNNDGVGDFPGLIKKLDYIADLGVNTIWLLPFYPSPRRDDGYDIAAYRGVHPDYGTLADVRRFINAAHQRGLRVITELVINHTSDQHPWFVRARNAPKGSKARNFYVWSDTDDKYQGTRIIFLDTEKSNWTWDPVAKQYFWHRFYSHQPDLNFDNPQVLKAVLGVMRYWLDMGVDGLRLDAIPYLVEREGTNNENLPETHDVLKAIRAELDRHYPDRMLLAEANQWPEDTQLYFGEGDECHMAFHFPLMPRMYMAIAQEDRFPITDILRQTPDIPAGCQWAIFLRNHDELTLEMVSDRERDYLWNYYAADRRARINLGIRRRLAPLMERDRRRIELLNSLLLSMPGTPTLYYGDELGMGDNIFLGDRDGVRTPMQWSVDRNGGFSAADPAQLVLPPIMDPLYGFQTINVEAQTRDPHSLLNWTRRMLTVRTQQKAFGRGTLRMLAPSNRRVLAYLRECTEADSQEEAILCVANLSRAAQAVELDLAEFGGRVPVEMLGGSSFAPIGTSNYMLTLPPYGFFWFVLADSSKMPSWHTPSPEPMPELRTLVIKQHLAELARPAPSETLGRELLPAYLARRRWFAGEGEPEQVEVRHITTLAGEGDKELLALLEITLPSAGEGTDCYQLPLAFLPEREGEADGSRLATLQMALAMARLRKGREVGLLTDATTWPGFSQRVLQRLRAAEICEEGGEILHFLPAARLLEWPTEDDGGSVEPSAAEQSNTSIRLGDSMMLKVLRRLQPGVHPEAEMCAYLSEREFTQVAPFLGEVRREAADGTPTTLMILQGFINAQGDAWQWTLDTLERAIRDEVAGGVSELENQYTALAELADFAEVLGRRLGQMHLLLADPGDNADFAVSHISTKLAQQQGARIAAELRQACAQLSEHTDKIPTMAVQLAEQALLNEDAIHEQIINLAQQSVGGLQTRVHGDLHLGQVLVAQGDAVFVDFEGEPSRSLEERRARHSPFKDVAGILRSFSYAAAMAARSLSAEEQPEAVARASQALTAQYLSQSVEAFTAAYNQTASALAHEWQVEAGGRSTLQLYLLEKAIYEIRYELTYRPEWVELPLRGLLELADVSLATGNAPELPGDNL is encoded by the coding sequence ATGAGTGATAGCCAGCAGAGCTTTCTGCGAGACCCGGCCTGGTACAAGGACGCGGTGATTTATCAGGTTCACGTTAAATCGTTCTTCGACTCCAACAATGACGGTGTGGGCGATTTTCCCGGTTTGATCAAGAAGCTGGACTACATCGCTGACCTAGGCGTCAATACCATCTGGCTGTTGCCATTTTACCCGTCACCTCGGCGCGATGACGGCTACGATATTGCCGCGTATCGTGGCGTGCATCCTGACTACGGTACCTTGGCCGATGTGCGGCGTTTCATCAACGCCGCCCACCAGCGCGGGTTGCGGGTAATTACTGAGCTGGTAATCAACCACACCTCGGACCAGCATCCTTGGTTCGTGCGGGCGCGTAACGCGCCCAAGGGTTCCAAGGCGCGTAATTTCTATGTGTGGTCCGATACGGATGACAAATACCAGGGCACACGCATCATTTTTCTAGATACCGAAAAATCCAACTGGACGTGGGATCCGGTAGCCAAGCAGTACTTCTGGCACCGTTTCTACTCTCACCAGCCCGACCTCAATTTTGACAATCCACAGGTGCTAAAGGCTGTACTCGGCGTGATGCGATATTGGCTGGACATGGGCGTGGACGGGCTGCGTCTGGACGCAATTCCGTATCTGGTGGAACGCGAGGGTACCAATAACGAAAATCTGCCGGAAACGCATGATGTCCTCAAGGCTATTCGTGCCGAGCTTGACCGGCATTACCCTGACCGAATGCTGCTGGCCGAGGCCAACCAATGGCCAGAAGATACTCAGCTTTATTTCGGTGAAGGCGACGAGTGCCATATGGCATTTCACTTTCCGCTTATGCCGCGTATGTACATGGCCATTGCTCAGGAAGATCGCTTTCCGATTACCGATATTCTGCGCCAGACCCCCGACATCCCCGCCGGCTGTCAATGGGCGATATTTCTGCGCAATCACGACGAACTGACGCTTGAAATGGTCAGTGACCGTGAGCGTGATTACCTGTGGAATTATTACGCCGCAGACCGCCGCGCCCGTATCAATCTTGGCATACGCCGCAGGCTGGCACCTTTGATGGAGCGCGACCGCCGGCGTATCGAATTGCTCAACAGCCTGCTGTTATCCATGCCCGGCACCCCAACGCTGTACTACGGCGATGAACTGGGTATGGGGGATAACATCTTCCTGGGCGATCGCGATGGTGTTCGCACCCCCATGCAATGGTCAGTGGATCGCAATGGCGGCTTTTCTGCGGCTGATCCGGCGCAGCTGGTGTTGCCGCCGATAATGGACCCTTTGTATGGCTTCCAGACCATCAACGTGGAAGCCCAGACGCGTGACCCGCATTCATTGCTCAATTGGACGCGTCGTATGTTGACCGTGCGCACCCAGCAAAAGGCATTTGGTCGCGGCACCTTGCGCATGCTAGCGCCGAGCAACCGACGGGTTCTAGCCTATTTGCGCGAATGTACCGAGGCTGATAGTCAGGAAGAAGCCATTCTCTGTGTGGCAAACCTGTCGCGTGCAGCGCAGGCCGTCGAGCTGGACCTAGCCGAATTTGGGGGGCGAGTGCCGGTTGAAATGCTCGGAGGGAGCTCTTTTGCGCCTATAGGAACGTCGAACTATATGCTGACCCTGCCGCCCTACGGTTTCTTCTGGTTTGTGCTGGCAGACAGCAGCAAGATGCCCAGCTGGCACACCCCCTCGCCGGAACCAATGCCGGAGCTGCGCACCCTAGTAATCAAGCAGCATCTGGCAGAACTGGCGCGGCCTGCACCCAGTGAAACCCTGGGTCGCGAGTTGCTGCCAGCTTATCTGGCACGGCGTCGCTGGTTCGCTGGCGAAGGCGAACCTGAGCAGGTAGAGGTGCGGCACATCACGACGCTGGCCGGCGAGGGTGATAAGGAGCTGCTGGCACTGCTTGAGATCACGCTGCCTAGCGCAGGCGAAGGAACTGATTGCTATCAACTGCCATTGGCCTTTTTGCCCGAACGCGAGGGCGAGGCCGATGGCAGCCGCCTGGCCACATTGCAGATGGCGCTGGCCATGGCACGACTGCGCAAGGGCCGGGAAGTGGGTCTGCTGACCGACGCCACCACCTGGCCAGGTTTCAGTCAGCGTGTGCTGCAGCGGCTGCGGGCGGCTGAGATATGCGAAGAAGGTGGCGAAATACTGCACTTTCTACCGGCGGCCCGTTTGCTGGAGTGGCCCACCGAAGACGATGGCGGCAGCGTCGAGCCCAGTGCGGCCGAGCAGAGCAATACCTCCATTCGACTGGGCGACAGCATGATGTTGAAAGTATTGCGTCGTCTCCAACCCGGCGTGCATCCAGAGGCGGAAATGTGCGCCTATCTCAGTGAGCGCGAGTTCACCCAGGTTGCACCTTTCTTGGGCGAGGTACGCCGTGAAGCCGCGGACGGCACCCCGACCACGCTGATGATTCTGCAAGGATTCATCAATGCTCAGGGCGATGCCTGGCAGTGGACGCTAGATACCCTGGAGCGTGCCATCCGTGATGAGGTAGCTGGCGGAGTGTCCGAACTGGAAAATCAGTACACGGCGCTCGCCGAGTTGGCAGACTTTGCCGAGGTGCTGGGGCGTCGCCTGGGGCAAATGCATCTGTTACTGGCCGATCCTGGCGACAATGCCGACTTCGCCGTCAGCCACATCAGCACTAAGCTGGCGCAGCAGCAAGGTGCACGCATTGCCGCTGAGCTGCGTCAGGCCTGCGCCCAGCTGAGCGAGCACACGGATAAAATTCCTACTATGGCGGTGCAGCTGGCAGAGCAGGCGCTGCTTAACGAAGATGCCATCCATGAGCAGATCATCAACCTGGCGCAACAGAGCGTAGGCGGTTTGCAGACGCGCGTGCATGGCGATCTGCATCTGGGACAGGTGCTGGTGGCCCAGGGTGACGCCGTGTTTGTCGACTTTGAGGGCGAGCCCAGCCGCTCGCTGGAGGAGCGCCGTGCTCGGCACAGCCCCTTCAAGGATGTAGCAGGGATTTTGCGGTCGTTCTCTTACGCTGCCGCCATGGCCGCACGCAGTCTGTCTGCCGAAGAACAGCCCGAGGCAGTAGCCCGCGCCAGCCAGGCCCTCACCGCCCAGTACTTGAGCCAATCAGTCGAAGCCTTTACCGCGGCCTACAACCAGACAGCCAGCGCGTTGGCGCATGAATGGCAGGTTGAAGCGGGGGGGCGGAGCACCCTGCAGCTCTATTTGCTTGAAAAGGCAATCTACGAGATTCGCTACGAACTTACCTACCGCCCGGAATGGGTGGAGCTGCCGCTACGCGGACTGTTGGAACTCGCGGATGTATCGCTCGCGACCGGCAACGCGCCTGAGCTCCCAGGAGATAATCTGTGA
- a CDS encoding alpha-1,4-glucan--maltose-1-phosphate maltosyltransferase: MSAEQLNYPPAIEEAVSLTRVAIEAVEPVVEGGRFAAKAVVGQPCVVCATIFTDGHEKLDANLLWRGSSGGLWQSAPMQPLENDRWRAELVPEHPGRMEFAIEAWRDDYATYCDEVQKKLTAGKSLVLELREGELLLQRTLEQAMGAADETLQDALQQLRQSNLDEEKLALLLSREIQQRMRELGQHRHLMRTPMYPLDVERSLAEFASWYELFPRSASGSAQRHGTFQDVIEQLPRIRSLGFDVLYFPPIHPIGRSQRKGRNNSLQANADDPGSPYAIGGPEGGHHAVHPQLGSLDDFRHLVSAAKVQGLEVALDFAIQCSPDHPWLSEHPGWFEWRPDGSIRHAENPPKKYEDIVNVAFYNDDAIPDLWLALRDVVLFWVEQGVTLFRVDNPHTKPLPFWEWLIGDVRHQHPEVIFLSEAFTRPAMMARLGKVGFSQSYTYFTWRNTKEEIESYFMELTQPPWRDCYRPNFFVNTPDINPRFLHDSGRAGFLIRAALATMGSGLWGMYSGFELCEAAPVPGKEEYLDSEKYQLRPRDYQQSGNINAEIAQLNRIRRENPALQTHLGLQTFLCWNDNIVYFAKRTADMSNFVLVAISLDPHNAQEAHFEVPLWEFGLADDASIQGEDLMTGHTWQWHGKTQWMRIEPWHQPFGIWRVSRVEGERHE, translated from the coding sequence ATGTCTGCTGAGCAATTAAACTATCCCCCAGCGATAGAAGAGGCGGTCTCGCTGACGCGTGTGGCCATAGAAGCGGTCGAGCCTGTAGTGGAAGGTGGCCGTTTTGCGGCCAAGGCGGTGGTGGGGCAGCCGTGTGTGGTTTGCGCCACTATTTTCACCGACGGCCATGAAAAGCTGGACGCCAATCTGCTGTGGCGGGGAAGCAGCGGCGGCCTCTGGCAGAGTGCGCCTATGCAGCCTTTGGAGAATGATCGCTGGCGGGCGGAGCTGGTTCCTGAGCACCCCGGACGCATGGAGTTCGCGATAGAGGCGTGGCGCGATGATTATGCCACCTATTGTGATGAGGTACAGAAGAAGCTGACCGCTGGAAAATCCCTGGTGCTGGAGCTGCGTGAGGGCGAACTCCTGCTGCAACGTACCCTAGAGCAGGCCATGGGCGCAGCCGATGAAACTTTGCAGGATGCACTGCAGCAATTGCGGCAGTCCAATCTGGACGAGGAAAAGCTCGCACTTCTGCTGTCGCGCGAGATCCAGCAGCGCATGCGGGAACTAGGGCAGCACCGGCACTTGATGAGAACTCCAATGTACCCTTTGGACGTGGAACGCTCACTGGCTGAATTTGCTAGCTGGTATGAACTGTTTCCACGTTCTGCCAGTGGCTCTGCGCAGCGGCACGGCACCTTTCAGGACGTGATTGAACAATTGCCGCGTATTCGTTCGCTGGGGTTTGATGTGCTCTACTTTCCGCCCATCCACCCCATCGGGAGGAGCCAACGAAAGGGCCGGAACAACAGCTTGCAAGCCAATGCAGACGACCCAGGCAGTCCTTACGCCATTGGCGGACCGGAGGGGGGGCACCATGCCGTGCATCCACAACTGGGCAGCTTGGATGATTTTCGTCACCTGGTCAGCGCAGCCAAGGTGCAGGGTTTGGAGGTAGCACTGGATTTCGCGATTCAATGCTCGCCCGATCATCCATGGCTTTCTGAGCACCCCGGCTGGTTCGAGTGGCGTCCTGACGGCAGTATTCGCCACGCTGAGAACCCGCCGAAAAAGTACGAAGACATCGTTAATGTGGCTTTTTATAACGACGACGCCATCCCTGATTTGTGGTTGGCGCTACGCGATGTTGTGTTGTTCTGGGTAGAGCAAGGCGTCACCCTGTTTCGTGTAGATAATCCCCACACCAAGCCACTGCCTTTCTGGGAGTGGCTGATCGGTGATGTGCGGCATCAGCATCCGGAAGTCATCTTTCTATCAGAAGCCTTTACCCGGCCTGCAATGATGGCGCGCTTGGGCAAGGTCGGTTTCAGTCAGAGCTATACCTATTTTACCTGGCGCAATACCAAGGAAGAGATCGAGTCCTATTTCATGGAGCTGACTCAGCCGCCTTGGCGGGATTGTTATCGGCCCAATTTTTTCGTCAACACCCCGGACATCAATCCACGCTTTCTACACGATTCCGGGCGCGCCGGCTTTCTCATTCGCGCCGCGCTAGCGACCATGGGGTCGGGTCTATGGGGCATGTACTCTGGCTTTGAATTATGTGAGGCCGCGCCGGTACCGGGGAAGGAAGAATATCTGGATTCGGAGAAATACCAACTGAGGCCGCGTGATTACCAGCAAAGTGGCAACATCAATGCAGAGATTGCCCAGCTTAATCGCATTCGCCGGGAGAATCCGGCGCTGCAGACGCACCTTGGTCTGCAAACTTTTCTGTGCTGGAACGACAATATCGTGTACTTCGCCAAACGCACGGCGGATATGTCTAACTTCGTGTTGGTGGCGATCAGTCTCGATCCGCACAACGCTCAGGAGGCGCACTTTGAAGTGCCGCTCTGGGAATTCGGTCTTGCGGACGATGCCAGTATTCAGGGTGAAGACCTCATGACCGGCCACACCTGGCAATGGCACGGCAAAACCCAATGGATGCGCATAGAGCCTTGGCACCAGCCATTCGGCATCTGGCGTGTAAGTAGAGTTGAGGGAGAGCGGCATGAGTGA